The following proteins are encoded in a genomic region of Pyricularia oryzae 70-15 chromosome 6, whole genome shotgun sequence:
- a CDS encoding FAD binding domain-containing protein, with the protein MPDEPDNKKPVIIVGAGPSGLLLALLLSQRGIPVRIVEAEAQLDDQPRAAHYGSAALPDLDRAGVLAEVKKRGIIITDFAFRYAVPAGSPEDKDGSGFAHIATLDTSCVSDVDGFDYRSHCLVLQDLDALMLEMLIDRLGDDVVSWRHRVLDVGQDEERKVAWVDVATPEGRKRVEGDYVVGCDGAASQVRRSLFGQDYPGFTWEKQIVATNTYYDFTKFGWGDVSMVIHPDNFFMAAKMDSDGLYRVTYGEKPGLTTEQMRARQAARFEEILPGHPKPSEYTVVNFSPYKMHQRCAPSFRVGRILLAADAAHLCNPWGGLGITGGFVDVGGLADCFIGINEGLADESILDLYSEKRMEKWRTVTDPISQGNFRRIGHTEDPSSLGQTDEFMQLLKKAEKDPQLARNLAMGSLSLRYDFTQHYRQKDSATSASQ; encoded by the exons ATGCCAGACGAACCCGATAACAAG AAACCAGTAATCATCGTAGGGGCCGGGCCCTcgggcctcctcctcgcgctgctgctgtcacAGCGCGGCATCCCTGTGCGGAtcgtcgaggccgaggcgcaGCTGGACGACCAGCCCCGGGCGGCCCACTACGGGTCTGCGGCACTGCCCGACCTGGACCGCGCGGGCGTGCTGGCCGAGGTCAAGAAGCGCGGCATCATCATCACCGACTTTGCCTTTCGCTACGCCGTGCCGGCGGGGTCGCCCGAGGACAAGGACGGGAGCGGGTTCGCGCACATCGCGACGCTGGACACGTCGTGCGTCAGCGACGTCGATGGCTTCGACTACCGCTCCCACTGCCTCGTCCTGCAGGACCTCGACGCCCTGATGCTCGAGATGCTGATCGACCGCCTGGGCGATGACGTCGTCAGCTGGCGCCACCGCGTCCTCGACGTGGGGCAGGACGAGGAGCGCAAGGTCGCCTGGGTCGACGTGGCCACGCCCGAGGGGAGGAAGCGAGTCGAGGGCGACTACGTCGTTGGCTGCGATGGTGCCGCCAGTCAGGTCCGCAGGAGCCTGTTCGGGCAGGACTACCCGGGCTTCACGTGGGAGAAGCAGATCGTGGCGACGAACACGTACTATGACTTTACCAAGTTCGGTTGGGGGGATGTCAGCATGGTCATCCACCCGGATAACTTTTTT ATGGCCGCCAAAATGGACTCGGACGGACTTTACCGTGTTACCTACGGTGAAAAGCCTGGGTTGACGACGGAACAAATGCGAGCACGTCAAGCGGCCAGGTTTGAAGAGATATTGCCTGGACACCCCAAACCGAGCGAGTACACAGTCGTGAATTTCTCGCCCTATAAAATGCATC AGCGCTGCGCCCCATCATTTCGTGTTGGTCGCATcctcctagccgccgacgcgGCACATCTCTGCAACCCATGGGGAGGCCTGGGCATCACCGGTGGCTTTGTCGACGTGGGCGGTCTGGCcgactgtttcattggaataAACGAGGGGCTTGCCGACGAGTCGATCCTCGACTTGTACAGCGAGAAGCGAATGGAGAAGTGGAGGACGGTCACGGACCCGATATCTCAAGGCAACTTTCGCCGCATCGGGCACACGGAGGATCCATCCTCGCTCGGGCAGACGGACGAGTTCATGCAGCTGTTGAAGAAGGCAGAGAAGGATCCTCAGCTTGCAAGGAATCTTGCCATGGGCAGCTTGAGTCTGAGATATGACTTTACGCAGCATTACAGGCAAAAGGATTCCGCCACGAGTGCGAGTCAATAA